From the Leucobacter tenebrionis genome, one window contains:
- a CDS encoding DUF7507 domain-containing protein, with product MNTFDQQMKRRAFGRQAAAGTLSVLAVVWLAPTTAHAVADAPAAPDSSITDPPAASSAPPEAALPAVPDSAPEAAPVVRDFARIFTDITASEQNLTPDGELHVTEGVIIVGGALRVPAAARAGEMIELGLDNGFAFRSFKDLEIRTPDGTLIATASATATRLTISFADGVDRLQNVTGTFTVTVRGEHLFEAANSQVLNLIAPNGQLLGPGSSHTMQQQLPNATGMLLSTGIASGNEIGVTAMVQYSPQGRAKGPLDPGTVKFTVESRERDAVVNADYRWSYRFIDSAGLLMSTAAPGVTGTAVAKRVSNKRVVLTLPTGVQVPEGAVGVRLSAGYIVGKPSAQYHFAYRVEAMGDTPVDTFNNIPENTDANRDSVYRSTIRSAKLDGAADGVLRPARTAITKEVTSDASRLMAGDTVSYEIVTTNEETSRAAVGVVTTDTLPDGVEVVSVSDLARADGRRIVWPAVDLAGGETSTRTVEVKVTEKSADLLRNEATNTGVNTCFASDTTGSVCAADASVPVVKPGLETIKTVAEVQDTNQDGARGNAGDTIVYDITAKNTGNTTEESIMLTDELLGLEGQECLAEPLPAGEQVSCIGDFEHVITEADEKAGEVHNIATLQVPGIDPVPGEVTEKTTPTPEPAAEQPTETTKEDAPKEGSKQRAQHETPLAMTGGEGLLPLAGTVASLFGAAGGLLAFMAWKRKRAAAEGAER from the coding sequence ATGAATACCTTCGACCAGCAGATGAAGCGCAGAGCGTTCGGGCGGCAGGCCGCTGCGGGCACGCTCTCAGTACTCGCGGTCGTGTGGCTCGCCCCCACGACCGCGCACGCCGTCGCGGACGCTCCGGCAGCACCCGACAGCTCGATTACCGACCCGCCCGCGGCATCCTCAGCGCCGCCCGAAGCGGCGCTCCCAGCGGTGCCCGACTCCGCACCCGAAGCGGCGCCCGTAGTGAGAGATTTCGCGCGGATCTTCACCGATATCACCGCCTCCGAGCAGAACCTCACCCCGGATGGCGAGCTGCACGTCACCGAGGGCGTCATCATCGTCGGCGGCGCGCTGAGGGTTCCCGCGGCCGCAAGAGCGGGAGAGATGATCGAGCTCGGTCTCGACAACGGATTCGCGTTCCGCAGCTTCAAGGATCTCGAGATCCGCACACCCGACGGCACGCTGATCGCCACCGCGTCGGCGACCGCCACGCGCTTGACGATCTCGTTCGCGGACGGTGTGGATCGTCTGCAGAACGTGACGGGTACCTTCACCGTGACCGTGCGCGGCGAGCACCTCTTCGAAGCCGCGAACTCGCAGGTGCTGAACCTCATCGCCCCGAACGGGCAGCTGCTCGGCCCGGGCAGCTCGCACACGATGCAGCAGCAACTCCCGAACGCGACCGGGATGCTCCTGAGCACCGGAATCGCCTCGGGCAATGAGATCGGCGTGACGGCGATGGTGCAGTACTCCCCGCAGGGCAGGGCCAAGGGACCGCTCGACCCGGGGACCGTGAAGTTCACGGTCGAATCGCGTGAGCGCGATGCCGTGGTGAACGCCGACTATCGGTGGAGCTACCGCTTCATCGACTCCGCCGGTCTCCTCATGAGCACCGCTGCCCCGGGCGTGACCGGCACCGCGGTCGCGAAGCGGGTGAGCAACAAGCGGGTCGTGCTCACACTCCCTACCGGGGTGCAAGTGCCCGAGGGCGCCGTCGGTGTTCGTCTCTCCGCCGGCTACATCGTGGGCAAGCCCTCGGCTCAGTATCACTTCGCCTACAGGGTGGAAGCGATGGGCGATACGCCCGTCGACACCTTCAACAACATCCCCGAGAACACCGATGCGAATCGCGACAGCGTGTATCGATCGACGATCCGGTCGGCGAAGCTCGACGGGGCCGCCGATGGAGTGCTCCGCCCCGCGCGCACGGCCATCACCAAGGAGGTGACCTCGGACGCGTCGCGCCTCATGGCCGGCGATACGGTCAGCTACGAGATCGTGACGACGAACGAGGAGACCTCACGGGCGGCGGTCGGCGTCGTGACGACCGACACGCTGCCCGATGGCGTGGAGGTAGTGTCGGTCTCCGACCTGGCACGAGCCGATGGACGCCGGATCGTGTGGCCCGCGGTCGACCTCGCCGGCGGCGAGACATCCACCCGCACGGTGGAGGTGAAGGTCACGGAGAAGAGCGCGGATCTCCTGAGGAATGAGGCCACCAACACGGGCGTGAACACCTGCTTCGCCAGCGATACGACGGGCTCGGTGTGCGCCGCAGACGCCTCGGTGCCGGTGGTGAAGCCCGGCCTCGAGACGATCAAGACGGTCGCCGAGGTGCAGGACACCAACCAGGACGGCGCGCGCGGCAACGCCGGCGACACGATCGTCTACGACATCACCGCGAAGAACACCGGTAACACGACCGAGGAGTCCATCATGCTCACCGACGAGCTCCTCGGACTCGAGGGGCAGGAGTGCCTCGCCGAACCGCTTCCGGCAGGAGAACAGGTCTCATGCATCGGCGACTTCGAGCACGTCATCACCGAGGCCGATGAGAAGGCCGGTGAGGTGCACAACATCGCGACCCTGCAAGTACCGGGGATCGATCCCGTTCCCGGCGAGGTGACCGAGAAGACCACGCCGACCCCCGAGCCCGCCGCGGAGCAACCGACGGAGACCACAAAGGAGGACGCTCCGAAGGAGGGCTCGAAGCAGCGGGCGCAGCACGAGACTCCGCTCGCAATGACCGGCGGGGAGGGTCTGCTGCCCCTCGCCGGTACCGTGGCGTCGCTTTTCGGAGCAGCCGGGGGTCTGCTCGCGTTCATGGCTTGGAAGCGGAAGCGCGCCGCGGCCGAAGGAGCCGAGCGGTGA
- the ptsP gene encoding phosphoenolpyruvate--protein phosphotransferase, with translation MTNRVGIVVVSHSAPLAEAAVALALEMTPSDPPRVVLAAGTADGGTGTDAMRVAEAIGEAAAEGGGVLVLMDLGSAVLSAEMALEFADVGETPVRLTSAPIVEGLLAAVVTAASGASLDDVEAEARGALAAKSSHLVEEDADPGSGSGSAPADGAGETETSAGAEETRAEVGVEAEVEVLNRDGLHARPAALVIGALAGRDAVLRVARPGSDPVRVSGPTALLALGVGQGETLRLTAEGADARALLDELVALFADGFGEPTDPAPGDAGIGDPGSGGAATPDPAPPAAPDAPATAAPPQPAGRTDGRTTSRTAGGSAPGGAPIGVSAGRVAGRVVLMPGPVAEPPEGPAIADADREREAARVAEAADAVAAALRKRAERAGEEGRAILEAGAAIAADEDLREAARERIRSGSPAARAVWDAFGAAAEALRAVGGRTAERAADISDVRARIVAALTGQQQPGLPDTDDPYVLVAHDLAPADTAVLDPELCLALVTEEGGPTSHTAILARGHGIPAVVAARGAWSDPQGDTLLVDGSTGELVWDPSPELTASLAERAEIAPFDGEGRTSDGHRVPLLANVGKAADAEEGARANAEGVGLFRTEFCFLGRTEEPSVDEQIAAYRGVFAAFPGKRVVVRTLDAGSDKPLAFVPTGEEENPALGVRGLRTSWIVPELLDRQLEAIAAAAAQERAEVAVMAPMVATVAEAADFAERARARGLERVGVMIETPSAALLADRLFEVIDFVSLGTNDLTQYTMAADRLLGSLAALGDPWQPAVIELIARAGAAGAAVGGSVGVCGEAAADPLLAAVLVGAGATSLSMSARAIPAVAAQLRAVSLEQCREAASAVIEARDTGAARAAASAILR, from the coding sequence ATGACGAATCGCGTCGGAATCGTCGTCGTCTCGCACAGCGCGCCGCTCGCGGAGGCGGCGGTCGCGCTGGCCCTCGAGATGACCCCGTCGGATCCTCCGCGGGTCGTGCTCGCGGCCGGCACCGCCGACGGCGGTACCGGCACCGACGCGATGCGCGTGGCCGAGGCGATCGGCGAGGCCGCTGCCGAGGGCGGGGGTGTGCTCGTGCTCATGGACCTCGGATCGGCCGTGCTCAGCGCCGAGATGGCGCTCGAGTTCGCCGACGTCGGCGAGACCCCCGTGCGCCTCACGAGCGCGCCGATCGTGGAGGGACTGCTCGCGGCGGTCGTGACCGCCGCCTCGGGGGCCTCGCTCGACGACGTCGAGGCCGAGGCGCGGGGCGCCCTCGCGGCGAAGAGCTCGCACCTGGTCGAGGAGGACGCGGATCCGGGTTCGGGATCCGGTTCCGCCCCGGCCGACGGAGCGGGCGAGACGGAGACCTCCGCGGGAGCCGAGGAGACGAGGGCCGAGGTCGGGGTCGAAGCGGAGGTCGAGGTGCTGAACCGCGACGGCCTGCACGCGCGCCCCGCAGCGCTCGTGATCGGCGCGCTCGCGGGCCGCGACGCGGTGCTGCGGGTCGCCCGACCGGGATCAGATCCCGTGCGCGTGAGCGGGCCGACCGCACTTCTCGCGCTCGGCGTCGGCCAGGGCGAGACCCTGCGGCTCACCGCCGAGGGCGCAGACGCGCGGGCACTGCTCGACGAGCTCGTCGCGCTCTTCGCCGACGGATTCGGCGAGCCGACGGATCCCGCCCCTGGTGATGCCGGAATAGGCGATCCCGGATCAGGCGGTGCGGCCACGCCCGATCCCGCGCCGCCCGCCGCCCCGGATGCCCCCGCCACTGCCGCTCCCCCGCAGCCCGCAGGCCGTACCGACGGTCGCACCACAAGCCGCACCGCAGGCGGGTCAGCTCCCGGCGGAGCACCGATCGGCGTGAGCGCCGGTCGCGTCGCGGGGCGCGTGGTGCTCATGCCCGGGCCGGTGGCCGAGCCGCCCGAGGGTCCGGCGATCGCCGACGCGGACCGAGAGCGCGAAGCCGCGCGAGTCGCGGAGGCAGCCGACGCCGTCGCGGCCGCACTGCGAAAGCGCGCCGAGCGCGCGGGCGAGGAGGGGCGCGCGATCCTCGAGGCGGGGGCCGCGATCGCCGCGGACGAGGATCTCAGGGAGGCGGCCCGCGAGCGGATCCGATCCGGATCCCCGGCCGCACGAGCCGTCTGGGACGCCTTCGGCGCCGCCGCCGAAGCCCTCCGCGCCGTCGGCGGACGCACGGCCGAGCGCGCCGCCGACATCTCCGACGTGCGCGCCCGCATCGTGGCCGCGCTCACCGGCCAGCAGCAGCCGGGGCTCCCCGACACCGACGATCCCTACGTGCTCGTCGCCCACGACCTCGCCCCCGCCGACACGGCGGTGCTCGATCCCGAACTCTGCCTCGCGCTCGTCACCGAGGAGGGCGGCCCCACCTCGCACACCGCGATCCTCGCGCGCGGGCACGGCATCCCCGCGGTCGTCGCGGCCCGCGGCGCCTGGAGCGACCCCCAGGGCGACACCCTGCTCGTCGACGGTTCGACGGGAGAACTCGTGTGGGATCCCTCGCCCGAACTCACCGCCTCCCTCGCCGAGCGCGCCGAGATCGCTCCGTTCGACGGGGAGGGCCGCACCTCCGACGGCCACCGCGTGCCCCTGCTCGCGAACGTCGGCAAGGCCGCCGACGCCGAGGAGGGCGCCCGGGCGAACGCGGAGGGCGTGGGCCTCTTCCGCACCGAGTTCTGCTTCCTGGGCCGCACCGAGGAGCCGAGCGTCGACGAGCAGATCGCGGCCTACCGCGGCGTTTTCGCGGCGTTCCCCGGCAAGCGGGTCGTGGTGCGCACGCTCGACGCCGGATCCGACAAACCGCTCGCGTTCGTGCCGACCGGCGAGGAGGAGAATCCCGCGCTCGGCGTGCGCGGCCTGCGCACCTCGTGGATCGTTCCCGAGCTGCTCGATCGGCAGCTCGAGGCGATCGCGGCCGCCGCCGCGCAGGAGCGAGCCGAGGTCGCGGTGATGGCGCCCATGGTCGCCACCGTCGCGGAGGCGGCGGACTTCGCCGAGCGGGCGCGCGCACGAGGCCTCGAGCGCGTCGGCGTGATGATCGAGACCCCCTCGGCCGCGCTGCTCGCCGACCGCCTCTTCGAGGTGATCGACTTCGTGAGCCTCGGCACCAACGATCTCACCCAGTACACGATGGCCGCGGACCGGCTGCTGGGCTCGCTCGCCGCGCTGGGCGACCCGTGGCAGCCGGCCGTGATCGAGCTCATCGCGCGGGCCGGAGCCGCAGGGGCCGCGGTCGGCGGCAGCGTGGGCGTGTGCGGCGAGGCGGCGGCCGACCCTCTGCTCGCGGCCGTGCTCGTCGGTGCCGGCGCGACGAGCCTGTCGATGTCGGCGCGTGCGATCCCCGCGGTCGCCGCGCAGCTGAGGGCGGTGAGCCTCGAGCAGTGCCGGGAGGCCGCGTCGGCGGTCATCGAAGCCCGCGACACCGGGGCGGCCAGGGCTGCGGCGAGCGCGATCCTGCGCTGA
- the dhaL gene encoding dihydroxyacetone kinase subunit DhaL: protein MTDTITIDALTRWLTGFAERVAEQREYLTELDSAIGDADHGANMARGMGAVVEKIGQDPAATVDALLKTTGMTLVSSVGGASGPLYGTFFLRMGAKAGAVAELDAAGLGAALRAGYEGILQRGKAEPGDKTMIDAMLPALDAYDAAAGSGSLADALTAASAAAAEGRDATEPLVARKGRASYLGDRSAGHIDPGSASTALLFEALAAAA, encoded by the coding sequence ATGACCGACACCATCACCATCGACGCCCTCACCCGCTGGCTCACCGGCTTCGCCGAGCGGGTCGCCGAGCAGCGCGAGTACCTCACCGAACTCGACTCCGCGATCGGCGATGCCGATCACGGCGCCAACATGGCCCGCGGCATGGGAGCCGTGGTCGAGAAGATCGGGCAGGATCCCGCGGCCACCGTCGACGCCCTGCTCAAGACGACGGGCATGACGCTCGTCTCGTCGGTCGGCGGCGCGAGCGGACCCCTCTACGGCACCTTCTTCCTGCGCATGGGAGCGAAGGCCGGGGCGGTCGCCGAGCTCGACGCCGCGGGCCTGGGGGCGGCGCTGCGGGCGGGCTACGAGGGGATCCTGCAGCGCGGCAAGGCCGAGCCGGGCGACAAGACCATGATCGACGCCATGCTCCCGGCGCTCGACGCGTACGACGCGGCGGCGGGATCGGGATCGCTCGCGGACGCGCTGACCGCGGCGAGCGCGGCGGCGGCCGAGGGGCGCGACGCCACGGAGCCGCTCGTCGCGCGCAAGGGCAGGGCGAGCTACCTCGGCGACCGGTCAGCGGGGCACATCGATCCGGGCAGTGCGTCGACCGCGCTGCTCTTCGAGGCGCTGGCTGCGGCGGCCTGA
- the dhaK gene encoding dihydroxyacetone kinase subunit DhaK, whose product MKKLINDPADVLADALKGLDRAHPELTVDHENRVIYRSEPKEQGKVALLSGGGSGHEPLHGGFVGLGMLDAACAGEMFTSPTPDQVVAATKGADRGAGVLHIVKNYTGDVMNFEMAAEIAAAETGVEVATVVVADDVAVQDSLYTAGRRGVGLTVLMEKIVGAAAEEGQDLAAVTALAEKLNERGRSMGMALTSCTVPAAGKPTFDLPENEIEMGVGIHGEPGRKRVPLAPASEIAAQLVEPILADRDFTGEPVIVMLNGMGGTPLSELHLMYGEVAELLDRAGVTVARTLVGDYITSLDMAGCSVTLLSADDEILRLWDAPVRTPGLRWLA is encoded by the coding sequence ATGAAGAAGCTCATCAATGATCCGGCGGATGTGCTCGCCGACGCGCTCAAGGGCCTGGATCGGGCTCACCCGGAGCTCACCGTCGACCACGAGAACCGCGTGATCTACCGCAGCGAGCCGAAGGAGCAGGGCAAGGTCGCACTGCTCTCGGGCGGCGGATCGGGCCACGAGCCCCTGCACGGCGGCTTCGTCGGCCTCGGCATGCTCGACGCGGCCTGCGCGGGCGAGATGTTCACCTCCCCCACCCCCGACCAGGTGGTCGCGGCGACGAAGGGCGCGGACCGCGGCGCGGGAGTGCTGCACATCGTGAAGAACTACACGGGCGACGTGATGAACTTCGAGATGGCCGCCGAGATCGCCGCCGCCGAGACCGGGGTGGAGGTCGCGACAGTGGTCGTCGCCGACGACGTCGCGGTGCAGGATTCGCTGTACACCGCCGGTCGCCGCGGCGTGGGGCTGACCGTGCTCATGGAGAAGATCGTGGGGGCCGCAGCCGAGGAGGGGCAGGATCTCGCGGCGGTGACCGCTCTCGCCGAGAAGCTCAACGAGCGGGGACGGTCGATGGGCATGGCGCTCACCAGCTGCACCGTGCCCGCGGCGGGCAAGCCGACCTTCGACCTCCCCGAGAACGAGATCGAGATGGGCGTCGGCATCCACGGCGAGCCCGGGCGCAAGCGCGTGCCGCTCGCCCCCGCCTCCGAGATCGCCGCGCAGCTGGTCGAGCCGATCCTCGCCGACCGCGACTTCACCGGCGAACCCGTCATCGTGATGCTCAACGGCATGGGCGGCACCCCGCTCAGCGAGCTGCACCTCATGTACGGCGAGGTGGCCGAGCTGCTCGACCGTGCCGGCGTGACCGTGGCCCGCACCCTCGTGGGCGACTACATCACCTCGCTCGACATGGCCGGCTGCTCGGTCACGCTGCTCTCGGCCGACGATGAGATCCTGCGTCTCTGGGACGCGCCGGTGCGCACCCCCGGGCTGCGCTGGCTGGCGTAG
- a CDS encoding amidohydrolase codes for MAGSGALHITGRFVRTDLACIAEEPGAAADPASAPEAMLVENGRITAIGSRDEVPAPPGARRIDLGEGWAIPGLIEPHGHPSEAAQLLGEGVIDIRPVTLSSADEVWSSIRAALAAGPARVLANGWDPLLQRGLTPPDRAELDAVAGDTPLVIVHNSLHSAYFNTAAAREAGIDRDTPDPAGASFGRDASGELSGVAYEAAAVMRIAGPVMAAARARLPQRMAEHLADVRRRGITTVADLTWTSELGPLYEGLREAGSLPVRVRGYEMSRPGATATVPLENGDAWVRQTGIKVWSDGSPWVGNIATSFPYLDNAVTRGIGLEPGHIGRANYTTEQLIDIGSQYAGDGWQLACHSHGDVAVDSTLDAYEELIRRFELRDHRFRVEHCGLMTPAQFRRAASLGVTVSLFVDHITYWGDVLVDDLFGERGSAWADAGAAFAAGHRATFHNDGTVTPYEPLRNMAVAETRTSRTGRHLGGGAGVTRLDALRAHTSNAAWQLRSEHEVGALAPGLHADFAVLDVDPRTADPEALAEARVLATAVDGELG; via the coding sequence ATGGCCGGATCCGGCGCTCTGCACATCACCGGGCGCTTCGTGCGCACCGACCTCGCCTGCATCGCGGAGGAGCCGGGAGCCGCGGCCGATCCCGCATCCGCCCCCGAGGCCATGCTCGTCGAGAACGGCCGCATCACGGCGATCGGATCGCGCGACGAAGTCCCGGCCCCTCCCGGAGCCCGGCGCATCGACCTCGGCGAGGGGTGGGCGATCCCGGGCCTCATCGAACCCCACGGCCACCCCTCGGAGGCCGCGCAGCTGCTGGGCGAGGGCGTCATCGACATCCGCCCCGTCACTCTCAGCTCCGCTGACGAGGTCTGGAGCAGCATCAGGGCCGCGCTCGCCGCCGGGCCCGCGCGGGTGCTCGCCAACGGCTGGGATCCGCTGCTGCAGCGCGGCCTCACCCCGCCCGATCGCGCAGAGCTCGACGCGGTCGCGGGCGACACCCCGCTCGTCATCGTGCACAACTCGCTGCACTCCGCCTACTTCAACACGGCGGCGGCGCGGGAGGCGGGCATCGACCGCGACACCCCCGACCCGGCGGGTGCTTCGTTCGGCCGCGATGCGTCGGGCGAGCTGAGCGGCGTCGCCTACGAGGCCGCTGCGGTGATGAGGATCGCCGGGCCCGTCATGGCCGCCGCTCGGGCGCGGCTTCCGCAGCGCATGGCCGAGCACCTCGCGGACGTGCGTCGGCGCGGCATCACCACCGTCGCAGACCTCACCTGGACATCCGAGCTCGGCCCGCTCTACGAGGGGCTGCGCGAGGCCGGCAGCCTGCCCGTGCGGGTGCGCGGCTACGAGATGTCGCGGCCCGGTGCGACCGCGACCGTTCCGCTCGAGAACGGCGACGCCTGGGTGCGGCAGACCGGCATCAAGGTGTGGAGCGACGGATCGCCGTGGGTCGGCAACATCGCCACCTCCTTCCCGTACCTCGACAACGCCGTCACCCGCGGCATCGGCCTCGAGCCCGGCCACATCGGGCGGGCGAACTACACGACCGAGCAGCTCATCGACATCGGATCGCAGTACGCGGGCGACGGGTGGCAGCTCGCCTGCCACTCGCACGGCGACGTCGCCGTCGACAGCACGCTCGACGCCTACGAGGAGCTGATCCGCCGGTTCGAACTGCGCGACCACCGCTTCCGCGTGGAGCACTGCGGACTCATGACCCCGGCTCAGTTCCGCCGCGCGGCCTCGCTGGGCGTGACGGTCAGCCTCTTCGTCGACCACATCACCTACTGGGGCGACGTGCTGGTCGACGACCTGTTCGGGGAGCGCGGATCGGCCTGGGCCGATGCGGGGGCGGCGTTCGCGGCGGGGCACCGCGCCACCTTCCACAACGACGGCACGGTGACGCCGTACGAGCCGCTGCGCAACATGGCCGTGGCCGAGACCCGCACCTCGCGCACGGGCAGGCACCTCGGCGGGGGCGCGGGCGTCACCCGCCTCGACGCCCTGCGCGCCCACACCTCGAACGCCGCCTGGCAGCTGCGCAGCGAGCACGAGGTCGGAGCGCTCGCGCCCGGGCTGCACGCCGACTTCGCGGTGCTCGACGTGGATCCGCGCACGGCCGATCCCGAAGCGCTCGCCGAAGCCCGAGTGCTCGCGACGGCGGTCGACGGCGAGCTGGGGTAG
- a CDS encoding LuxR C-terminal-related transcriptional regulator, protein MLGDPRPDAAVPIDAPGQLRRERLLSQIENGGRVVVVRAEGGAGKTALIARWAREHRDTAVAWVTLDEGIIDARSFWLRTFAALRTAAPEVFQRIFDGYLSGFISPDDAPALLASTVLRAESRVVLVLDDLHLAEDALQDQLVSLMRIASPLRIIASSRRRTRFEAPLTSTAIETTVIDSAELAFTSGELAQLASALPYPVTKSELAVLERMTRGHSLAVRLSLSVMEGLSADGSRRPELDEVERGIASVLTDFTPRFDDPAKEALALAVSLCPEVDEPLARRLEHSGQGWRLVEALEERGLGRIAIRRGRPVFLMHALITSALRQRAVHELGAERVTEVRRIAYEQLRDLADPVETLGMLIEGGMDGLVFPHFARYFSELSQFRSAEVIALLNPLPTERLQRKGELPIALSIALSESAIIPTQRIRQLLRIGLTELSRRPIPAGSAEELFAALARFGGMRVSRNYDEAARAGEEFVRLVARAKDLSAEPWLYAGTLQLVITALLAHRIPRVLELAQGMEGDPHPGRPFHTHSVLSFTRAYTGDMVGAEREIAMVGTSPWKGWEGSLYAVGWHLSSALTALNRGDGGTALEALQPVAKRLEEFEQWSTIAWTRGVVRLLSGEAARGLEELEATRDSLSSFPLSSGWAEELRTLHADLLMAVGDLPRARAVLTHRGEAPVTMLARARLALLSGQPQESAALLDRIRTHDLIPSHQAQHLLLSAAAHARLGETGYAGTLLEQALYSLDRTRNRLPLSWVPAVDLRVLRALVPEGIWIDPVGTPFETEAETFEKLSKRETLVLLELATQASNEEIANALHVSVNTIKSQTRSIYRKLRVSSRADALGRARQIGLL, encoded by the coding sequence GTGCTTGGCGACCCCCGACCCGATGCTGCAGTACCGATCGATGCACCGGGCCAACTGCGACGGGAGCGACTGCTCTCGCAGATCGAGAACGGCGGCCGCGTCGTGGTGGTGCGCGCCGAGGGAGGCGCGGGCAAGACGGCGCTCATCGCGCGGTGGGCTCGAGAGCACCGCGATACCGCGGTCGCCTGGGTGACGCTCGACGAGGGCATCATCGACGCCCGCAGCTTCTGGCTGCGCACCTTCGCAGCACTCAGAACCGCGGCTCCGGAGGTGTTCCAGCGCATCTTCGACGGCTACCTCAGCGGCTTCATCTCACCCGATGACGCTCCCGCCCTGCTGGCGTCGACAGTGCTGCGCGCCGAATCCCGTGTGGTGCTCGTGCTCGACGACCTCCACCTGGCCGAGGATGCCCTGCAGGATCAGCTCGTCTCCCTCATGCGCATCGCATCACCGCTGCGCATCATCGCCTCGAGCAGGCGTCGCACCCGGTTCGAGGCGCCGCTGACATCGACGGCCATCGAGACCACCGTCATCGATTCCGCAGAGCTCGCGTTCACGAGCGGGGAACTCGCGCAGCTCGCCTCCGCGCTGCCGTATCCGGTCACGAAGAGCGAGCTCGCGGTGCTCGAGCGCATGACCCGCGGCCACTCCCTCGCCGTGCGGCTCTCGCTCTCCGTGATGGAGGGGCTCTCGGCCGACGGCTCCCGCAGGCCCGAGCTCGACGAGGTCGAGCGCGGCATCGCATCGGTGCTCACCGATTTCACGCCGCGATTCGACGACCCGGCGAAGGAGGCGCTCGCACTCGCCGTCTCCCTGTGCCCCGAGGTCGATGAGCCGCTCGCGCGGCGTCTGGAGCACTCGGGCCAGGGTTGGAGACTGGTGGAGGCGCTGGAGGAGCGCGGGCTCGGGCGCATCGCGATCCGCCGCGGCCGCCCCGTCTTCCTCATGCACGCCCTCATCACCTCGGCCCTCAGGCAGCGGGCGGTGCACGAGCTCGGTGCCGAACGCGTCACCGAGGTGCGCCGCATCGCCTACGAGCAGCTGCGCGACCTCGCGGACCCCGTCGAGACGCTCGGGATGCTCATCGAAGGGGGGATGGACGGCCTGGTCTTTCCCCACTTCGCGCGCTACTTCTCAGAGCTCAGCCAGTTCCGCTCGGCCGAGGTGATCGCGCTGCTGAACCCGCTCCCCACCGAGCGCCTCCAGCGCAAGGGCGAGCTGCCGATCGCGCTCTCGATCGCGCTCAGCGAGAGCGCGATCATTCCCACTCAGCGCATCCGGCAGCTCCTGCGCATCGGCCTCACCGAACTCTCACGGCGGCCGATCCCCGCGGGCAGCGCCGAAGAGCTGTTCGCAGCGCTGGCCAGGTTCGGGGGCATGCGGGTGAGCCGCAACTACGACGAGGCCGCGCGCGCCGGCGAGGAGTTCGTGCGGCTCGTCGCAAGGGCGAAGGATCTCTCGGCCGAGCCCTGGCTCTACGCCGGCACCCTGCAGCTGGTGATCACGGCGCTGCTCGCCCACCGGATCCCGCGCGTGCTCGAACTCGCTCAGGGGATGGAGGGCGACCCGCACCCCGGCCGCCCGTTCCACACGCACTCTGTGCTCTCGTTCACCCGCGCCTACACCGGCGACATGGTGGGGGCCGAGCGCGAGATCGCGATGGTCGGCACCTCACCCTGGAAGGGCTGGGAGGGATCGCTCTACGCCGTCGGATGGCACCTCTCGAGCGCGCTCACCGCTCTGAACCGCGGAGACGGCGGCACGGCGCTCGAGGCTCTGCAGCCGGTCGCGAAGCGGCTCGAGGAGTTCGAGCAGTGGTCGACGATCGCCTGGACGCGAGGGGTCGTGCGGCTCCTCAGCGGCGAGGCCGCGCGGGGCCTCGAAGAGCTGGAGGCGACCCGCGATTCCCTGAGTTCGTTCCCGCTGAGCTCGGGCTGGGCCGAGGAGCTGCGCACGCTGCACGCCGACCTGCTGATGGCGGTCGGGGATCTGCCCCGCGCCCGCGCCGTGCTGACGCATCGCGGCGAGGCTCCCGTCACCATGCTCGCGCGGGCGAGGCTCGCGCTGCTCTCGGGTCAGCCGCAGGAGTCCGCCGCTCTGCTCGACAGGATCCGCACCCACGATCTGATCCCCTCGCATCAGGCGCAGCACCTGCTGCTGAGCGCTGCGGCGCACGCCCGGCTCGGCGAGACCGGGTACGCGGGCACGCTCCTGGAGCAGGCCCTGTACTCCCTCGATCGCACCCGCAACCGGCTGCCGCTCTCGTGGGTGCCCGCGGTGGATCTGCGAGTGCTGCGCGCACTCGTGCCCGAGGGGATCTGGATCGATCCCGTCGGCACGCCGTTCGAGACCGAGGCGGAGACCTTCGAGAAGCTCTCCAAGCGGGAGACGTTGGTGCTCCTCGAATTGGCGACCCAGGCGTCGAACGAGGAGATCGCGAACGCCCTCCACGTCTCCGTGAACACGATCAAGTCGCAGACGCGCAGCATCTACCGCAAGCTGCGGGTGTCGTCCCGCGCCGACGCGCTGGGGCGGGCGCGGCAGATCGGCCTGCTCTAG